From Azospirillum sp. TSA2s, a single genomic window includes:
- a CDS encoding alpha-amylase family glycosyl hydrolase: MPHTSSQSKPSAPNASWLNGAALYQIYPLSFRDHGGDGWGDLDGVIEGLDHVASLGVDGVWISPFYPSPRTDFGYDVADHRAVDPRMGNLAVFDRLIERAHGLGLKVLVDLVCGHTSNAHPWFVDSRRSRDGDKSDWYVWADAKPDGTAPNNWLSVFGGAAWTWEPRRRQYYLHHFLASQPALNLHHPAVMDALCDTAEFWMERGVDGFRIDAVDFFAHDPQLRSNPAAVWREAEPPLKPFALQQHVYDMMHPAIGGILSRLRGTVERYPGRVLLGELSSQPGAGQRIAAYCTPQGLHAAYTLSLAKQPFSARGFAQALSAAGRPESICWSLSNHDVERAASRWLPAGADPQSFNALLAMLAAALPGTVCLYQGEELALPNAVLEQHQLRDPFGITYWPDFQGRDGSRTPMPWRAAEPHAGFSAAEPWLPVPDAHLDLAVDRQERTAGSPLAVWRAALSLRRDLEALRAGAVTAVEEHGDLLSFERVSGEDRLLAVFNMADRPAEFALRGRGELEDLPVPRVPGALPPELTADGRTLVMPPLSVFLGRLRTAS; the protein is encoded by the coding sequence TTGCCCCACACATCCTCCCAGTCCAAACCGTCGGCCCCCAATGCGTCCTGGCTGAACGGGGCGGCGCTCTACCAGATCTATCCGCTGAGCTTCCGCGACCACGGCGGCGACGGCTGGGGCGACCTCGACGGCGTGATCGAGGGGCTGGATCATGTCGCCTCGCTGGGCGTCGATGGGGTGTGGATCAGCCCCTTCTACCCGTCGCCGCGCACCGACTTCGGCTATGACGTCGCCGACCATCGCGCGGTGGACCCGCGCATGGGCAATCTCGCCGTCTTCGACCGGCTGATCGAGCGCGCCCATGGGCTGGGGCTGAAGGTGCTGGTCGATCTGGTCTGCGGCCACACCTCCAACGCCCATCCCTGGTTCGTCGACAGCCGGCGGTCGCGGGACGGCGACAAGTCCGACTGGTATGTCTGGGCCGACGCCAAGCCCGACGGCACCGCGCCCAACAACTGGCTGTCGGTGTTCGGTGGAGCCGCCTGGACCTGGGAGCCGCGACGGCGCCAGTATTACCTGCACCATTTCCTGGCCAGCCAGCCGGCGCTGAACCTGCACCACCCGGCCGTGATGGACGCTCTGTGCGATACGGCGGAATTCTGGATGGAGCGCGGCGTCGACGGCTTCCGCATCGATGCCGTCGATTTCTTTGCCCACGACCCGCAGCTGCGCTCCAACCCCGCCGCCGTCTGGCGCGAGGCCGAACCGCCGCTGAAGCCCTTCGCCCTGCAACAGCATGTCTACGACATGATGCACCCGGCGATTGGCGGCATCCTGTCCCGCCTGCGCGGGACGGTGGAGCGCTATCCCGGCCGCGTCCTGCTGGGCGAGCTGTCCAGCCAGCCCGGCGCCGGCCAACGCATCGCCGCCTACTGCACGCCGCAGGGGCTGCACGCCGCCTACACCCTGTCGCTGGCGAAACAGCCCTTCAGCGCCAGGGGGTTCGCCCAGGCGCTGAGCGCCGCGGGGCGGCCGGAGTCGATCTGCTGGAGCCTGTCCAACCACGATGTGGAGCGCGCCGCCAGCCGCTGGCTGCCCGCCGGTGCCGATCCGCAGTCGTTCAACGCCCTGCTGGCGATGCTGGCGGCGGCGCTGCCCGGCACCGTCTGCCTTTATCAAGGGGAGGAACTGGCGCTGCCCAACGCGGTGCTGGAACAGCACCAGCTGCGCGACCCCTTCGGCATCACCTATTGGCCCGACTTCCAGGGCCGCGACGGCAGCCGCACGCCCATGCCCTGGCGCGCCGCCGAGCCCCACGCCGGCTTCTCCGCCGCCGAGCCCTGGCTGCCGGTGCCCGACGCCCATCTCGATCTCGCCGTCGACCGGCAGGAGCGGACCGCCGGCAGCCCGCTGGCGGTGTGGCGTGCGGCACTCTCCCTGCGCCGCGACCTGGAGGCGCTGCGCGCCGGCGCCGTCACCGCCGTGGAGGAGCATGGCGACCTGCTGTCCTTCGAACGGGTGTCAGGGGAGGACCGCCTGCTTGCCGTCTTCAACATGGCCGACCGGCCGGCCGAGTTCGCTCTGCGCGGTCGCGGCGAACTGGAGGATCTGCCTGTCCCGCGCGTTCCGGGCGCCCTGCCGCCGGAACTGACCGCCGATGGCCGGACGTTGGTGATGCCGCCGCTGTCGGTCTTCCTGGGACGGCTGCGCACCGCCTCCTGA
- a CDS encoding TRAP transporter substrate-binding protein, with the protein MERRAFLTKAGVGAVSTVAASTLAAPAIAQTQPTIQWRLASSFPKSTDILVGTSEMIAKRVSEATDGKFQIRVHAAGEIVPGLQVLDAVQNGTVQCGHTCGYYYVGKDPTFAFDTAIPFGPNARQQNAWYQYGGGQEVMRTFFAKHGIVQFPAGNTGAQMGGWYRKEIKSLADFNGLKIRIAGITGQIMAKLGAAPTQIAGSDIYPALEKGTIDAVEFVGPYDDEKLGFVQVAKYYYYPGWWEGGPQVSLYINQKEWDALPKSYQAILTAACAEANSAMTARYDAENAKALKRLVAKGALLRPYPRDLMEAAHKIAYELYDDIAKTNPDFKAVYDSWKPFLDEVQLWFRVAELPYDNFMQSAGRAK; encoded by the coding sequence GTGGAAAGAAGAGCGTTTCTCACCAAGGCCGGCGTCGGTGCCGTTTCGACCGTTGCCGCCTCGACCCTGGCGGCCCCGGCCATCGCGCAGACCCAGCCGACCATCCAGTGGCGCCTGGCTTCGAGCTTCCCGAAGAGCACCGACATCCTCGTCGGCACGTCCGAGATGATCGCCAAGCGCGTGTCGGAGGCGACCGACGGCAAGTTCCAGATCCGCGTCCATGCCGCCGGTGAGATCGTCCCCGGCCTGCAGGTGCTGGACGCCGTGCAGAACGGCACCGTCCAGTGCGGCCACACCTGCGGCTACTATTATGTCGGCAAGGACCCGACCTTCGCCTTCGACACCGCGATTCCCTTCGGGCCCAACGCCCGGCAGCAGAATGCCTGGTACCAGTATGGCGGCGGCCAGGAGGTGATGCGCACCTTCTTCGCCAAGCACGGCATCGTCCAGTTCCCGGCGGGCAACACCGGCGCCCAGATGGGCGGCTGGTACCGCAAGGAGATCAAGTCGCTCGCCGACTTCAACGGCCTGAAGATCCGCATCGCCGGCATCACCGGCCAGATCATGGCCAAGCTGGGCGCCGCCCCGACCCAGATCGCCGGCAGCGACATCTATCCGGCGCTGGAAAAGGGTACCATCGACGCGGTCGAGTTCGTCGGTCCCTATGACGACGAAAAGCTGGGCTTCGTCCAGGTTGCCAAATACTACTACTACCCGGGCTGGTGGGAAGGCGGGCCGCAGGTCTCGCTCTACATCAACCAGAAGGAATGGGACGCGCTGCCCAAATCCTATCAGGCGATCCTGACGGCCGCCTGCGCCGAGGCGAACAGCGCGATGACCGCCCGCTACGACGCGGAGAACGCCAAGGCGCTGAAGCGTCTGGTCGCCAAGGGCGCCCTGCTGCGCCCCTATCCGCGCGACCTGATGGAGGCCGCCCACAAGATCGCCTACGAACTGTACGACGACATCGCGAAGACCAATCCGGACTTCAAGGCCGTCTACGACAGCTGGAAGCCCTTCCTGGACGAGGTGCAGCTGTGGTTCCGCGTGGCGGAGCTGCCCTACGACAACTTCATGCAGTCGGCCGGCCGCGCCAAGTGA
- a CDS encoding flagellin, with protein MSSITGVSSYSKYLSLVRNLSGGQNDINRLSEQLTTGKKSVDLNAYGPEVQKLLDLRSEMAKKDNYVQNINMAAPRVQATDKVLTSLESIVSSWTSSTTMPFEPGPSSVATPINTNPDGMKLSVDAAKSKLTVGAKYTVTAVPSQQGPNGTFDVTVTDGLGGKTTRAINLGTTPPNDGKGYNFNISGGPGEGAILNLSFDTLKASASSSFSVTFPQADQVKDRAEGAMRDIQALMNQRFGDRYLFSGSRFGTEPVTDLMATKQTSKITLNGAVVNADDYFEVTVSGKTFGYQIQGTDPKTLTFVAQTLTNQINAASPPLPMTVSTSNGIITLVGQDPGQKFDLSARVINSATVENTVTAPTTTQAPTTALPQIDSFTLNGAAVDIGDTFEFTVAVGDPDDPYNQNYYTKNPTEPRDLPPYQTYTVRYTVSDTDYAAGVNNVSQVADKLRQNFANLNPAPPVTIDAVGNGPGIALTSTANADPNHPGRSSLFSTSAKVTNGSLENTISVGTLPPEQDSLIDVPYAEPPDLPFYDVEYLTKGKNAEAYRKSQVTIDDNLNLTYGVSADDKAFQTLVKAMQLVRTAAANPGKWTEYSTQAREMLTQATDQIRSIHAKVASDAATLETTKNAHTDSIATVTDRIAKIEGIDQTEVAARLSSAMNVQQATYTVAGQTQKLSLLNYLA; from the coding sequence ATGAGCTCGATAACGGGAGTCAGCAGCTACTCGAAATATCTGAGCCTTGTCCGGAACCTGTCCGGGGGCCAGAACGACATCAACCGACTGTCCGAACAGCTGACCACGGGCAAGAAGTCGGTCGATCTCAACGCCTACGGCCCGGAGGTGCAGAAGCTTCTGGACCTGCGGTCGGAGATGGCGAAGAAGGACAACTACGTCCAGAACATCAACATGGCGGCGCCGCGCGTACAGGCGACCGACAAGGTGCTGACCTCGCTGGAATCGATCGTGTCGAGCTGGACCTCCAGCACCACGATGCCGTTCGAGCCGGGTCCGTCCAGCGTCGCCACGCCGATCAATACCAATCCCGACGGGATGAAGCTGTCGGTCGACGCCGCCAAGTCGAAGCTGACGGTCGGCGCCAAATACACCGTCACCGCGGTGCCGTCGCAGCAGGGCCCCAATGGCACCTTCGACGTGACCGTGACCGACGGGCTGGGCGGCAAGACCACCCGCGCCATCAATCTGGGCACCACCCCGCCCAACGACGGCAAGGGATACAATTTCAACATCTCCGGCGGCCCCGGCGAGGGCGCGATCCTGAACCTCAGCTTCGATACGCTGAAGGCGTCGGCGAGCAGCAGCTTCTCCGTCACCTTCCCGCAGGCCGATCAGGTGAAGGACCGCGCCGAGGGCGCCATGCGCGACATCCAGGCGCTGATGAACCAGCGCTTCGGCGACCGCTACCTGTTCTCCGGCTCGCGGTTCGGGACGGAACCGGTCACCGACCTGATGGCGACGAAGCAGACCAGCAAGATCACGCTGAACGGCGCCGTGGTGAACGCCGACGATTATTTCGAGGTGACGGTCTCCGGCAAGACCTTCGGCTACCAGATCCAGGGGACCGATCCGAAGACGCTGACCTTCGTCGCCCAGACCCTGACCAACCAGATCAACGCCGCCAGCCCGCCGCTGCCGATGACGGTCTCGACCTCCAACGGCATCATCACGCTGGTCGGCCAGGATCCGGGGCAGAAGTTCGACCTGTCGGCCCGCGTCATCAACTCCGCCACGGTGGAGAACACCGTCACCGCGCCGACCACCACCCAGGCGCCGACGACCGCGCTGCCGCAGATCGACAGCTTCACCCTGAACGGTGCGGCGGTGGACATCGGCGATACCTTCGAGTTCACGGTGGCGGTCGGCGATCCCGACGATCCGTACAACCAGAACTACTACACGAAGAATCCCACCGAGCCGCGCGACCTTCCGCCCTACCAGACCTACACGGTTCGCTACACGGTCAGCGACACCGACTATGCCGCCGGCGTCAACAATGTCAGCCAGGTGGCCGACAAGCTGCGCCAGAATTTCGCCAACCTGAATCCGGCCCCGCCGGTCACCATCGATGCGGTCGGCAACGGCCCGGGCATCGCCCTGACCAGCACGGCCAATGCTGACCCAAACCATCCCGGCCGCAGTTCGCTGTTCTCGACCAGCGCCAAGGTGACGAACGGGTCGCTGGAGAACACCATCTCGGTCGGCACCTTGCCGCCGGAGCAGGACAGCCTGATCGACGTGCCCTATGCCGAGCCGCCCGACCTGCCCTTCTACGATGTCGAATATCTGACCAAGGGCAAGAATGCCGAGGCGTACCGCAAGTCGCAGGTTACCATCGACGACAACCTGAACCTGACCTACGGGGTCAGCGCCGACGACAAGGCGTTCCAGACCCTGGTGAAGGCGATGCAGTTGGTGCGGACGGCGGCGGCCAATCCCGGCAAATGGACGGAGTACAGCACCCAGGCGCGCGAGATGCTGACCCAGGCGACCGACCAGATCCGCTCGATCCACGCCAAGGTCGCGTCCGACGCCGCCACGCTGGAAACCACCAAGAACGCCCACACGGACTCGATCGCCACCGTGACCGACCGTATCGCCAAGATCGAAGGCATCGACCAGACCGAGGTCGCGGCCCGGCTGAGCAGCGCGATGAACGTCCAGCAGGCGACCTATACCGTCGCCGGCCAGACGCAGAAGCTGTCGCTGCTGAACTATCTGGCCTGA
- the flgK gene encoding flagellar hook-associated protein FlgK yields the protein MSLFAALNSATAGLRTVQTNVKLVSDNIAQANDPTRTRHTAQQSVDASGQVISTTYRREVDKALMAQVMDLTSRDGGSQVTSTYMQQLGDLMRTTNGTPLLNEYSDKFQAAIKTLSTSPEDETAQYQLVQAAESFSREIRRVSEGVEQLDRDMSTDITKSVDTVNDLLKQINSINNDMVSLQGQGSAANAVADKRDGLVRELSTYMGIRTVERPDGRLALFTPSGLALVDAQPANLSYDGGNINLQVGNQITSINNHLTTGKLGSLIQMRKDGSTTEPPTPASGDPATEVIRKLRSQLDEFAKAFTGPTKAGEPTSFADAYNDASPAADGEQANQFFTGTDRFTIAINPKLLDNTSKIKQSAIDGMVQAVNAAGRSFNADGLQMKDTTYSAIGSAITGTWMAAAKTANTSAESNKASMQLLSERYQSQTGVNIDEEIAQLQQLQTSYQASARVMQVANAMFDALEAVVR from the coding sequence ATGTCCCTCTTCGCAGCCTTGAACAGTGCCACGGCCGGGCTGCGCACGGTCCAGACCAACGTCAAGCTGGTTTCGGACAACATCGCGCAGGCCAACGACCCGACCCGCACCCGCCACACCGCCCAGCAGTCGGTGGACGCCAGCGGTCAGGTCATCAGCACGACCTATCGCCGGGAAGTCGACAAGGCGCTGATGGCGCAGGTGATGGATCTGACCTCGCGCGACGGCGGATCGCAGGTGACCTCGACCTACATGCAGCAGCTGGGCGACCTGATGCGGACCACCAACGGGACGCCGCTGCTGAACGAGTATTCGGACAAGTTCCAGGCCGCGATCAAGACGCTGTCGACCTCGCCGGAAGACGAGACGGCGCAGTACCAGCTGGTCCAGGCGGCCGAAAGCTTCTCGCGCGAGATCCGCCGCGTGTCGGAAGGCGTGGAGCAGCTCGACCGCGACATGTCGACCGACATCACCAAGTCGGTCGACACAGTCAACGACCTGCTGAAGCAGATCAACTCGATCAACAACGACATGGTGTCGCTGCAGGGCCAGGGGTCCGCCGCCAACGCCGTCGCCGACAAGCGCGACGGGCTGGTGCGCGAACTGAGCACCTACATGGGCATCCGCACCGTGGAGCGGCCGGACGGCCGGCTGGCGCTGTTCACCCCGTCGGGGCTGGCGCTGGTGGATGCCCAGCCGGCAAATCTTTCCTATGACGGCGGCAACATCAACCTACAGGTCGGCAATCAGATCACCTCGATCAACAATCACCTGACCACCGGCAAGTTGGGTTCGCTGATCCAGATGCGCAAGGACGGCTCGACCACCGAGCCGCCGACGCCGGCCAGCGGCGACCCGGCGACCGAGGTCATCCGCAAGCTGCGCTCGCAGCTGGACGAGTTCGCCAAGGCCTTCACCGGCCCGACCAAGGCGGGCGAGCCCACCAGCTTCGCCGACGCCTACAACGATGCCAGCCCGGCCGCCGACGGCGAACAGGCCAACCAGTTCTTCACCGGCACCGACCGCTTCACCATCGCGATCAACCCCAAGCTCCTGGACAACACCAGCAAAATCAAGCAGTCCGCCATCGACGGCATGGTCCAGGCGGTCAATGCCGCCGGCCGCAGCTTCAACGCCGACGGGCTGCAGATGAAGGACACCACCTACAGCGCCATCGGCAGCGCCATCACCGGAACCTGGATGGCCGCGGCCAAGACGGCCAACACCTCCGCCGAGTCCAACAAGGCCTCCATGCAGCTCCTCAGCGAGCGCTACCAGTCGCAGACGGGCGTGAACATCGACGAGGAAATCGCCCAGCTGCAGCAGCTCCAGACCTCCTACCAGGCTTCGGCACGGGTCATGCAAGTGGCCAATGCAATGTTCGATGCGCTGGAGGCGGTGGTCCGATGA